ATATCATCTTTGACATGTACATCTTGCTGCAGTTTTTCATGACCTGTGCAAAGTGTGATTGGCTCGATAACAAGCATGTCGTCTTCGGGGTATGACCACGAAAACCAGCCTTAAATGTCTTTATTTCTTATCCGTACTGAATTTTAAGTTATCCAAAGAATATACCTCTGTTGAAAGGATTCTGAATCATTAATGTTTTTGCTCATGTAGAGAGTGCTTGGCGACGGTCTTTTGGTTTTGAGGAAGATTGAGAATGTAGCTACAGGACCCAACAACAGGCCTAAACTGGCATGTGTCATTGCTGAATGTGGGGAAATGTAAATCTCCAGATTCAGTTTGGTCCATTGTGCATTATCATCTAATCAAAAGAAGGGTCTCTTTATCATATTGAAGCACTTACCTTTGGAGCAGAATGCTTGTTTTCCTCTGTGATATTCCTGCAATCCTGATGGATATGAAAATGGACGGAAGATTTCATCCTtaccaatctctctctctctctctctctctctctctctctctctctctctgtttgctTTTGGAGTTCATAAGAAACACTTGGAACGTAATGCCATTGATGGGCAGTGTTTTGGGTCCTTTTGGGCTTGCTCGAACCTTTGAAGGATCTTGTCTAGCTGCATACTAACAAAGCAAAGGAAGCCTCGTTTCTTAGGCTTAGCAAGTCCTGATATGCTTGAATCGGCGGAAGATGAATGGAGAGGGAAGCAGGAGGTAAGTAAAAGAAGGGGAATGAAGGAGAAAGAACCCTCCTTAAGGGACAGTATCGACGGAGGATTTGTCTTCCACTATGGGACAAGGGTGTCCCGGGTGTCCCTTCAGTTGAAGTGTTCTCAATGGGTGGATTGAGCCGGGTCACGTACGCCGAGCAGCGGTCTGCCCCTATTTCGCGGCTTTCGAGACGGGGTCTAATGTATGTCTGAGACTTAGGTCGATATTTGGGTGGGCCGCGGTAAGGCCACCTGACTGGAGCTTCATGCTTGACCCCCTGATTGGAAGTGAAAAATTTTGACCGCGTCAAATACAATTGGAGTTTTCAATTTTCGCTATCAAATAGTAAAAGTGTCGATGTTTTCTCTTGTTCTACCATTtacttcatttattttgcaaaaaatagataattagaaaacatttttctaataattattttgtgtATCGTATGTAAAATAGAcaatcaaaaaatgttttcatcattcatgaagatattgaaatattagttattattgataatgaaaatatttctcgttgactaataaatatttcaatcgaTAGAAACTATTGTTcatagaaaaatgtttttctatcCAATCAAGTTTTGCTAAACAAATGGAGTCTTAAACTCTCAAAGACACTATACACTTTGGAGTTTGGGATCGgatgaaaagaatttgaagttaGTGGATAGTGTAAGATGTGATTTACCGTTGAAATTAGATGGTgtaaaaaaaggagaaaaatcatgaaaaatcccaacaACGCCCAAACTTGAGCTTTTAAGGTACAATTGCTCTAAAAATAGGCGGACATggaaaaaacaataaaactcCCTCCCGTTAAAGTCCGATTTCGGTCGAACCGAAAACATCCGGTTCAAAAGGCCAGGCCATCAACACTGGCCCAAAacccggtccggtccggtccgagcATTAAGCCATGAGAAGTCGGGAAGGCGTGGGGGTGTCTCCGCCTGTGGTCTTCTTTCTGCTCTGCTGGGGAAGAAACTGAAGCTCAGGTtaagagcgagcgagcgagattTCGACTCAGTGAGTTCGGGGGTGGGGGGAGAGAAGGGAGGAGGGGAGGTCGCAACTGAGCCAGCCATGGCGTTTACGTTGAGGAGCGTGAAGGTGCCGCCGAACTCGGCGAGCCTGGAGGAGGCGAGGCACCGGGTGTTCGATTTCTTCCGGGCGGCCTGCCGATCCATCCCAACCGTCATGGATATCTACAACCTCGACGACGTCGTCACCAAGTCCCACCTCCGCTCCGCCATCTCCGCCGAGATCCGCAAGAACCTTCACGTCACTAACCCTAAggtcctctctccctctctttctccgaTCGTGATTTTACATCGCCCTCTCGTCGCTCTCCGTACGTGGCTCCCATTTGCGTCTACGCTCGCTAGGTCGGGGCGGTCAATGGCAGCGAATCGAAATGTGTGGTTTGGTTGATCGGGGCTTAGATTGCGGCGAAGGATAGAGTTGGGGGCGGCGTTCTGGAACCCGTTGAAAATGAGTAATCGTAATTGTTTTTGGAGGCGTCAGTTTCGTGCCTACCTTTATCATTTGGCACTGGTGTCCTGTTGCGTTTGGGCTCTCTGCCGCCGGTCCAATTGCTCATAGATCCCGTGTTCTTTTGAGCACAGTTGTTAGATTATATTGGAATTCGAGTTGCGAGTGGTTCAGTGAGCCTTTATTGATTCTCTCCTGAAAAGGCATATGGAGTCTGCGGCTGACAAGGATTTTCTCGATATATGAGAAAATTGATCCAATTTCAGCCTAAATGCTGTTGCAGAATCCCGCACCCTGCAAGTATTTCATTTGTCTTAGTGTTTATGGAATGGCGTTGTATAATTGGTCAGGTGTATGCATCTAGTTAGCTGGTATGCTCAACAATTATGCATGGAAGCAAGCAATGGTATCTCTTCGTGTGGTTCTGGTTATTCCTGATTGGATAAAcgtcaaaattgattttggagtGTCAAGTAGGAGCACGCATCAGGTTTAATGGTGAATGTTGAAGCCACAATGTCGAATTTCCAGAAAATGGCTGTCATGGATAAGTCTTTTCAGCTGATTACTTTGGTGCCTGTTGATGTGAAGCATGTGGTGAAATTACTCTTAGAAATTATATTACGAAGTGCATTCAGTCCTTTTCTGATATCTAATAAAGTTATAGAGAGGAGGGGAATTCTCAGTCTTCAATACTTTTAACACAAAGAATACTTGTTCATGGCACTAACTTCAAAAACTCCATCGAGACAGGAAGTGAATGATGCTTTAAATTAAGGTTGTGTGCATATTAAGTGCTGCTTGTTGAGTAGTCATAAAGTTGGCTATTCACTCAAATGTTTGTTCTGATTTTTTATCTTCGATGATGCTGTCGATGCTCACCTTTCTTATGTGCATCAAATGATTTGGATAACCGGTTTTATTTCGTCAGGGCTTAGGCTgcaactaaaaaaaaacaaaaaacaaaagtattGTCTGTTTGAGAAAAGATCATGAATGGATTTTATCGCTTACAGAAACAGCGTTGGCAATAAGACGGTCAATTGAAAAGATGATCAATCATGTTGACTCAATCCCCcccctccttttttctttttcttctctctattctcaaacttttgctcTGCCTTTTGCAGAGCACGGGAGTCAAACGCCACACCTATGATACTAGTGTCCCCACCCGCCCAATTCCCTTACCACTGGGCCATGCCCAGTGGGTATCATGTCAACTGTTTAACTGTTGATATAAAAGTCAATCATTGTTACCTATTGCTTCCAATTTAGCTATGACAGTTGGCTAAGAAAAATGGAGGATTTTTTGAAATAGCATAATCAAAGTTGGATATGAGCTTCTGGTTGAGCATGTTGCATATCGAATAATTCATATTGCATAGTGGTGATAGAGTCGCCAGCGTTCTGATAGTAATAAGGTGCAGGTGATTGATATGCTTCTCTTCAAGGGGATGGAAGAACTCAACAATATTAGAGAGCATGCTAAGCAGAGGCACCACATCATTGGCCAATATGTGGTGGGAAATCATGGGCTTGTGCAGGATTTAGGCGCAAAGGAGAAGGACATGTCCGATTTCCTGAAAAGTTTTTATAAAAGCAACTACTTCTGAGCTTTCATCAGTGGCATGTCTCGCTAAAGATTGTGATTTCAGGTGCAAACTTCTGGAATAAAACTTTGTACTTGCAATTGCTCTTCTACATTGGGGGTAATCACCCTTTTCAGTTGAGAATTCGTTTGACTTTATGTGTACTATATTCTTTCGGTTCTTTTCTCGGTCAGTTGCTTGCATATGTGAATTATGTCAGCTCCAGACATGCTGGACTAGAACTGAGTAGAGCATTCAAGCATATCTATGTGTTGCAGTTTTGCTTGGAGAAGCTTGTCAATCAGAGCTCGATATTACCCATTAAAATTGTTTTCTTAGTCTTGAAATAGGAGGAAATTCAGGGAATTGAGGCAATTCTGCTTTAAGTCCTGGGAGCGGGACTGTTAATGCATTGGTTTAACACACAGAAATGAACACATCAAGTAATTGTCTTGAGCATTGAAGGATCTTAGAGCTGGAGTCCAAGAGCCCATCTCCCACGGCTTCTACTTCTCAGATGAATTCTCATTGATATTGCCCTTTAGCATCAAAACCTTACGACATAATCTTGTCtttctatatattttataaagacAATTTTCAAGTTCGGTATCCACCCTCGATATGACGAGAATACCCTtagtttcaattttcaaagtgGCAAAAAGTAACGAGCATATTGATCATTATTAATGAAAACTTGATATCTTTGAGCGATTGCTTACTAAATCTTCTCCTATTTTAATGTAGCATGGACTCATTACTAACAGTCATGTCCCCATTTTCGTCTTCAATTTGGCATGTGCGTGACCCGAAAGTAAAAGTTAGCTCCTCTCTAAATTATGCAggtcttttggctttttttagCTGACATATGGAATATGATGAGAATAGTCGCGAAATGTAGGAGCTGCATATATTTTAGTCTTTACTTATATTTGGTGAAGTACGAAgctaaaaatttgcaaattacaAGTAAAATGTCTTGTTCAAATGGTTTAGGAAGAATTCCCAATGTTCCCCTCGCGTTTCGCTCACAAATCAGTTTATGTTCATAATTGGTCCTCGAACTCTTTACATAAATATTACCCTCGTTCGCATCTCACAGGGTAGAATAGCGGTGAGAGcattccaaaagaaaattggcaATCTGAACGAATCCAATTACACGTCGAGTGTTTTACAAGTAACAGGTGAGAAATTAAAGAGGATATTTGTAGTTTTTCTAAAATCCCAAGACGCGCTAGAAAGGTGGCCTAGTCGACACGTCAGGAAAATTTGCTCCTTTACTTTATGTTCCGTGAGCCAGATTGATCTGTCGGAAGGAATATATTATACAACTCGTGCATCGCCGGGTACCCACGGGCCACCACCAAGTTTTCATTAACAAACTTGTGATGATTAGAAAGTAATTTTGGATTATCAGAATGATTCGAAGTGCTTCCTTTAACAATCTTACCACATCATTCCAGAAACTGCAATAATGGTTGCACCAATTATTAGATGACTAATGAACAGGAGTGCCTACACAATTAGCAGTATCTTCAATGAGAACAATGCAATCCCAACCTATGATAGCTTAGCATACCATCAATCAATTCTCTGTGACTTCGTgtctaagaaagaaaaaataattatagccaaaagaaaaaaaaaaaatgaagaaaactaGAAATAAACCAGTTCTAGGTCCGAAACTACTTCAAAACTGATAGCTTCCTAAAGATCACCAATGTACATGTCAGCCTGCATAGACCATGACCTCTTCATTCTCTTGGACGGGCAAGCCAGAGGGAACTAAGGGCCCGAAGTCGGGAGAAATAATCATGAATTGCAAGGAGTGCACGAGCTGACTGACGAGTCGTTAATAAGCGATTCATTTGTTGTAGAGTCTGTTGCCGCAGGTTGTCAGCCTGGTGGCGGCAATCAAAAATAGTTAAAATCAGATTCAGAATAAAGCCAGAGGCACAGAACAACAATACCCCAATGAAAAGTTGCAGGAAATACTTGGCAGCACAAGATCCTAGAATCAGTCTCAGGGGCTCTTAGGATGTTTACCTAGACCTTCTCACTGGTTCATTGTAAGGATCATAATAGCTTGCAATCGAATTGAATAGTATGTATCAATAAAAAGGCGAAGTTATGCTACAAGTTTATGAAATTTGCCCTTACAATAATTTTTGCATGCTTTGCATGCAGGAAACATGAGATTTGGTTAAGAGTTGATTCCCTCTAAATATCTACAGCAGGATCTAGTATTATATGCTGCCATTATCAAATCAAACTAATAGTAGAGAAAAATCCAGAAAACTCGGTCTGACTTTCTATTATGAGCTATGTGAACATTCCAAAATCTTGGACGTCAGTTCGACAGCAAGCTACGTAGAAATGCTAGACATTGAAAACTGACATGCAGTCAAAGATGATATGTTCTTTTCCTTCAATCGATGGAAAATCCATTTTGAAAGGCCAGGAATAAACTTCTCGAGTGTGACACCAAAGGGAAAGTCTATAACACAACTCTAGCACCCGAAAAGAATGACCCAATCCAAGTTTGTGGGAATTCAATATGAACATCCAAAGAGATCAGAAGATTGATgttatattcttttttggtcagaagATCAATGTTATATTACCTGGCGGATAAACCCATCAAGTGTCCCTAGCTTTCCCATAGCCATGGCCATTTGACCCATGTAATTTGCCACATTGCCAGATGAACCCGCAGAACCCAGAGATCCGCTGCACAATGTCTCGGCAAGAGATTGCTGCAATGCTTCCATCCCCTGAGACAACGCGTCTTCTGCCTGCTGGGAGGATTGCTGCAAGTTTCCGATACCCGTCAGCTGCTGCTCTGTCAGCGGCTCCAACTGATTCACGAGAAGCTGCTCAAACAAATCCATCAAGATAATTATGCAGGTGTCGCATCAGACGGTGAACTTGCAAGATAATTATGCAAGAACATGCAATCACATTATTCATATCAACCCACGTGCTGGAAGTTAACAAACTACTGTCTGACTAGGGAAACATAAAAAGCTACTGCAGAAAATAAGGCCGCTTGAGTTCTAGGCTTGCTTTCACTTGGGAAGAAAAGGGTACCATGCATAGGTGCATGAAGCGCGAGGGGAGTGGCTGGCAAATGTGCTTCATACACAACTAGTACACAATTGTCTCATCAACCAAGTTTGCAGATGAGTGATCCAAGGGAGTGGTTGGCAAAAGCACTTCATACACGACAGGTAGACAATTGTCTGATCTACCAAGTTTGCAGATGAGTGATtattatattccaaaaattgagaaaggtGAGAACAAGGGCAAGTCATGTGTGAGTGGAGTAGCGAACAAATCAATTTAGGGTGGTAATTCCCACCATGTAAGTTACCTAAAACAGATTGCCTATCTTTATTTTGATCTCAGGTGAAACACAATCAGAAAATTTGCCAGGTGTGAGACCTCTTATTCCTGTCTACTTGATGACTCTCAACTCTCTCCTATATATGGTTCTCCACTTAAGAGTTGAATATAAGGCTGTGAGATGGTCAAATGGAAGAGTCAGCGGTATCAGCAGGGAACTAATTTCCCCGAGAAACAACAACATCGAAACTAATGGAGCCATAATTTGACAAGAACAGGTCAATGGATGGGCATTATGCTGGAGTGCCATGTCTCAAAACAATACAACTTCGGAGCATTTGCTAACTGAGTCCCCAGAAGATATTTTAGAATCCCccaatgaggaagagaaaaggtcCTTACCTTGAGGAGTTCTGATGGACGAAATCCGCCAAGCCACATAAAACATCTCTCAGCTGGTGTTTTCCACATTCCCGACAAGAGATGGAAAACATCGTTCTTGGCTGCATTACTCTTCAGCCTGAAGATTTCATCATAGTGTGCCATGATGCCATCAACAATGATACGTAGCTCCCCATCACCTGCATGGGCAGTCACCGCTGACCTCAGCTCATTGATTTGCCGGTTTTGCTCTTCCAACCACCGGGCATATTCTACATCAAATGTCATGGCCCCTGCAAACaatgcagaaaaaaaaagagatcaagaattaTAGATGAACTTACCTAAAAAAAAGGTATGAACTAACCCAAACTAAAAGCATTCCAATTGGAGCTCTAACTTATGTGACATGCACTAAAGTAAACATCCTGATTATACTGCTGGAGCAATTTGACAACTCACGATAAGGATGTCAACTCAAGTGACAGACACAAAGCATGCAAATGACCAAAATGCATCATCTAGAAAAGGTTAGtacatttttctcaaatttctgtAGAAGAAGTTGACCTTCTCCTCAATTTGTCAGAAGAGAAGCCTTCA
This Eucalyptus grandis isolate ANBG69807.140 chromosome 7, ASM1654582v1, whole genome shotgun sequence DNA region includes the following protein-coding sequences:
- the LOC104454528 gene encoding NADH dehydrogenase [ubiquinone] 1 alpha subcomplex subunit 6, whose protein sequence is MAFTLRSVKVPPNSASLEEARHRVFDFFRAACRSIPTVMDIYNLDDVVTKSHLRSAISAEIRKNLHVTNPKVIDMLLFKGMEELNNIREHAKQRHHIIGQYVVGNHGLVQDLGAKEKDMSDFLKSFYKSNYF
- the LOC104454529 gene encoding transcription factor TGA2, whose amino-acid sequence is MADGSPRTDISSDDTDEKNQRFDRGKSTAIVAYDSSDRSKDKTDQKTLRRLAQNREAARKSRLRKKAYVQQLESSRLKLTQLEQELQRARQQGIFISSSGDQAHSSGGNGAMTFDVEYARWLEEQNRQINELRSAVTAHAGDGELRIIVDGIMAHYDEIFRLKSNAAKNDVFHLLSGMWKTPAERCFMWLGGFRPSELLKLLVNQLEPLTEQQLTGIGNLQQSSQQAEDALSQGMEALQQSLAETLCSGSLGSAGSSGNVANYMGQMAMAMGKLGTLDGFIRQADNLRQQTLQQMNRLLTTRQSARALLAIHDYFSRLRALSSLWLARPRE